Proteins encoded within one genomic window of Mesorhizobium sp. AR10:
- a CDS encoding sulfotransferase family protein encodes MSIKVIGTGFGRTGTDSMREALTILGFGPCHHMSEVMANDDQKRLWRALAKGAAPDWSALFAGYASCMDWPSAHYWRDLIKVYPDARVILTWRSAESWWQSFEKTIAAAISQSQDQESLGISLVSKQVFGGKAHDRVAAIAVYEANIAAVLATVPPERLLVHRLGDGWEALCAHLGVPVPDQPYPNRNNTGEFQAAMNRQR; translated from the coding sequence ATGTCGATCAAGGTGATCGGAACGGGCTTCGGCCGCACCGGAACGGACTCGATGCGCGAAGCGCTGACGATCCTCGGCTTCGGCCCGTGTCATCACATGTCCGAAGTCATGGCCAACGACGATCAGAAGCGGCTGTGGCGCGCGCTGGCGAAAGGTGCGGCGCCCGACTGGAGCGCGCTGTTTGCGGGTTACGCCTCGTGCATGGACTGGCCCTCGGCGCACTACTGGCGCGACCTTATCAAGGTCTATCCGGACGCCAGGGTCATCTTGACCTGGCGCTCGGCGGAAAGCTGGTGGCAGAGTTTCGAAAAGACGATCGCAGCAGCCATCAGCCAGAGTCAGGATCAGGAATCGCTGGGCATTTCCCTGGTCTCGAAGCAGGTCTTCGGGGGCAAGGCGCATGATCGTGTGGCCGCGATCGCCGTCTACGAGGCCAATATCGCCGCGGTCTTGGCGACGGTGCCGCCGGAGCGGCTGCTGGTCCACAGACTGGGCGACGGCTGGGAGGCCCTGTGCGCGCATCTAGGCGTTCCGGTACCGGACCAGCCCTATCCCAATCGCAACAACACCGGGGAATTTCAGGCGGCGATG
- a CDS encoding VOC family protein, with the protein MKSEELLATATRLGPVHLRVVDIPAALPVWRDAVGLAVLGQDDATAELGVGGKPLIVLHAGASTPLPQKSRDLFHVAVHVTTRKELARVAARLRASGFRHSAQDHLISESLYVSDPSGNGIEICFDTPERLASRAETADGGVSLIATDGTAHSGLEPLDVDGLLRELDSADRFEPPLAADAFIGHIHMRARSPETLMAFYLGVLGFRPHIQSRSFGLFDCGTDQRRHMVAFNIWARDDLREPPPRAAGLQHFTVVLPSGEDLAAVAQRLSHANLPIKQTGRALDLADPEGNRLRIMATDN; encoded by the coding sequence ATGAAGAGCGAGGAATTGCTGGCCACTGCCACCCGTCTAGGTCCGGTTCATTTGCGCGTCGTCGATATTCCCGCTGCCTTGCCGGTGTGGCGCGACGCGGTCGGCCTCGCGGTCCTTGGCCAGGATGATGCAACAGCCGAGCTCGGCGTCGGGGGCAAGCCGCTGATCGTGCTGCACGCCGGCGCAAGCACCCCACTGCCGCAGAAGTCGCGCGATCTCTTCCATGTCGCCGTCCATGTCACGACACGCAAGGAATTGGCCCGCGTTGCCGCCCGGTTGCGGGCATCCGGCTTCAGGCATAGCGCCCAGGACCATTTGATCTCAGAATCCCTTTATGTGTCCGACCCTTCCGGCAACGGCATCGAGATCTGTTTCGACACGCCTGAGCGCCTCGCGTCCAGGGCGGAGACGGCGGATGGCGGCGTCTCCCTCATTGCCACCGACGGCACCGCGCATTCCGGCCTCGAACCGCTGGATGTCGACGGATTGCTGCGCGAACTCGACAGCGCCGACCGTTTCGAACCCCCGCTGGCGGCCGATGCCTTCATCGGCCACATTCACATGCGCGCGCGTTCACCCGAAACGCTGATGGCCTTTTATCTCGGCGTGCTTGGCTTCAGGCCGCACATCCAGTCGAGATCGTTCGGCCTGTTCGACTGCGGCACCGATCAGCGCCGGCACATGGTCGCGTTCAACATCTGGGCCCGCGACGACCTGCGGGAACCGCCACCCCGTGCGGCCGGCCTGCAGCATTTCACGGTGGTGCTTCCTTCGGGAGAGGATCTCGCGGCTGTCGCGCAGCGGCTGAGCCATGCCAATTTGCCCATAAAGCAGACGGGCCGGGCGCTGGACCTTGCCGATCCCGAGGGAAACCGCCTGCGGATCATGGCTACGGACAACTGA
- a CDS encoding class I SAM-dependent methyltransferase, producing the protein MAQATRHDAWQAGDSYDLYMGRWSRQIAPLFLDWLDPPEGLDWLEVGCGTGALSAAILARCNPDSLVSIDPSEGFLAKARDNVPDRRVEFLQGDAQALSVESDSKDMVVSALVLNFIPDKEKALAEMGRVARGGATVGFYVWDYPGGGVEFMRAFWTAATALDPGAIDLTEDRRFPFCTPDGLTNLAKKAGLVSIDCTKIEMPAVFRDFEDYWHPFTLGAGPAPGYCMSLQPQARQRLMEKLRDSLPRGEAGSIPLKTRAWAVRAKVG; encoded by the coding sequence ATGGCTCAGGCAACGCGTCACGACGCCTGGCAGGCCGGAGACAGCTACGACCTGTATATGGGGCGCTGGAGCCGCCAGATCGCTCCGCTTTTCCTGGATTGGCTCGATCCGCCCGAGGGGCTGGATTGGCTGGAGGTGGGTTGCGGGACCGGGGCGCTTTCCGCGGCCATCCTGGCGCGTTGCAACCCCGACAGCCTGGTGTCCATCGACCCATCGGAAGGTTTTCTCGCCAAGGCGCGTGACAACGTGCCGGATAGGCGTGTCGAGTTTCTCCAGGGTGATGCGCAGGCGCTGTCTGTCGAATCGGACAGCAAGGACATGGTCGTGTCGGCGCTCGTTCTCAACTTCATCCCCGACAAGGAGAAGGCGCTGGCGGAGATGGGGCGGGTGGCCCGCGGCGGGGCGACGGTTGGATTCTATGTATGGGACTATCCCGGCGGCGGCGTGGAGTTCATGCGGGCCTTCTGGACGGCCGCCACGGCCCTCGACCCCGGTGCTATCGACCTTACCGAGGACAGGCGCTTTCCGTTCTGCACACCAGACGGACTGACCAACCTTGCGAAGAAGGCCGGCCTGGTTTCCATCGACTGCACAAAAATCGAAATGCCGGCTGTGTTCAGGGACTTTGAAGACTACTGGCACCCCTTCACCCTGGGCGCAGGGCCTGCGCCCGGCTACTGCATGAGTCTCCAACCGCAAGCGCGCCAGAGGTTGATGGAGAAACTCAGGGATAGCCTGCCGCGCGGCGAGGCCGGGTCAATTCCCCTGAAGACGAGAGCCTGGGCAGTCAGGGCCAAGGTTGGCTGA
- a CDS encoding aldo/keto reductase produces MTEQMTLTKPEQIALNDGSAIPPLGLGVWQVDPAITAKVVNWGIQAGYRLIDTAEGYGNEEGVGQAIRTAGVPRGELFITSKLRNGAHQRDAALKAFDETMSKLGIKQIDLFLIHWPVPSQGKYVEAWQTLVELRQDGRIKSIGVSNFNQDHLERIIGETGVTPVVNQIELHPRFQQRGIREFHSKHNIRIESWSPLGSGRLLSDPALAGIAAKHRKSVAQTIIRWHLQEGLIVIPKSVHQDRIAANFDVFDFELDAADLELIRGLDSRDGRTGANPATAAFLF; encoded by the coding sequence ATGACTGAACAGATGACCCTGACCAAGCCTGAACAGATCGCATTGAACGACGGCTCCGCCATTCCCCCGCTCGGCCTTGGCGTGTGGCAAGTCGATCCGGCCATTACGGCCAAGGTTGTGAATTGGGGGATCCAGGCCGGCTATCGTCTGATCGACACTGCCGAAGGCTACGGCAATGAGGAAGGGGTCGGGCAAGCCATCCGCACGGCTGGCGTGCCGCGCGGCGAGTTGTTCATCACCTCGAAACTACGCAACGGCGCCCATCAGCGTGACGCCGCGCTCAAGGCTTTCGACGAAACGATGAGCAAGCTCGGGATAAAACAGATCGACCTGTTTCTGATCCACTGGCCAGTGCCCAGCCAGGGCAAATACGTCGAGGCCTGGCAGACGCTGGTCGAACTCAGGCAAGACGGCCGCATCAAGTCGATCGGCGTTTCGAATTTCAACCAGGACCATCTGGAACGGATCATTGGCGAGACCGGCGTGACCCCCGTGGTCAACCAGATCGAGCTCCATCCCCGGTTCCAACAGCGCGGCATCAGGGAATTCCACAGCAAGCACAACATCCGCATCGAAAGCTGGAGCCCGCTGGGCAGCGGCCGGCTGTTGAGCGACCCGGCCCTTGCCGGCATCGCCGCAAAACATCGCAAGTCCGTGGCGCAGACGATCATCAGATGGCACCTTCAGGAAGGGCTGATCGTCATTCCAAAGTCGGTCCACCAGGACCGGATCGCCGCCAATTTCGATGTCTTCGATTTCGAACTGGACGCGGCAGACCTTGAGCTTATTCGAGGGCTGGATTCACGCGATGGCCGCACCGGGGCCAATCCCGCCACGGCTGCGTTCCTGTTCTGA
- a CDS encoding winged helix-turn-helix domain-containing tetratricopeptide repeat protein, with protein sequence MLLREGKPVALRSKAFDLLTYLSRNVGRVATKSELMSAVWPDVFVTEDSLTQAVRELRKALQDESQTIVRTVAKRGYVLSLPEVPKQEHVGQPSVAVLRFSNEGAPEDTPLIDGFAEDIVNALARFGTVVVLARNSGFAFVSDSASDWRAVGESLGATYLVRGRATTRADGMRVTVSLIATSTGGVLWSDTFSASGGQIFDVQEEIARRVVNRLVARIDDAGIKQATPKPPGSLAAYELLLRGLARLRGYGDDDNEAARGLFQAAVEKDPTYALAHSYIALADLIIGGYAEASPALLGSVIDRAECAVTLAPEEPRCHRVLAQAFLSARRFEAAEHHLQRALDLNPYDADTIAQMGYLLTMRGRPLEALAALDSAIRINPIHPDWYHLDRAIALYSAGDYKAALVSMSKLPSKTPWRLTRLAGCHAQLGDLKEAQRLMAEVKRIAPGYSPLEFAQTGIAFEHAGDVEHLVAGVAKALAAYEAGIAVEAVLKNRE encoded by the coding sequence TTGCTTCTGCGCGAGGGGAAACCTGTTGCTCTGCGCTCCAAAGCGTTTGATCTGTTGACCTACCTCAGCAGGAATGTTGGACGTGTCGCGACCAAATCGGAACTGATGTCAGCGGTGTGGCCTGATGTCTTCGTGACCGAGGACTCACTGACGCAGGCGGTCAGGGAGTTGCGAAAGGCGCTGCAGGACGAAAGCCAAACCATTGTCCGCACGGTCGCCAAACGCGGCTACGTCCTCTCCCTTCCCGAGGTGCCAAAGCAAGAGCACGTTGGACAGCCGAGCGTTGCGGTCCTGCGTTTCAGCAATGAAGGTGCGCCGGAAGACACCCCTTTGATCGACGGTTTCGCCGAGGACATCGTCAATGCGTTGGCTCGCTTCGGAACGGTCGTCGTGCTGGCGCGCAATTCCGGATTTGCCTTTGTCTCGGATTCCGCTTCCGATTGGCGCGCCGTTGGCGAAAGCCTTGGCGCCACCTATCTGGTCCGCGGCAGGGCGACCACTCGCGCAGACGGCATGCGGGTCACCGTCAGTCTCATTGCCACCTCGACGGGTGGAGTCCTGTGGAGCGATACCTTTTCGGCGTCCGGCGGCCAGATCTTCGACGTGCAGGAAGAAATCGCCCGCCGTGTGGTGAACCGGCTGGTCGCTCGGATCGACGACGCAGGTATCAAGCAGGCTACCCCAAAGCCTCCCGGCAGCCTGGCCGCATACGAGCTTCTCCTGCGCGGACTGGCCCGGCTGCGCGGCTATGGTGATGATGACAACGAGGCTGCGCGCGGTCTTTTCCAGGCTGCGGTCGAAAAGGATCCGACCTATGCCTTGGCGCATTCCTACATCGCGCTCGCCGATCTCATTATCGGTGGCTATGCCGAGGCATCCCCGGCGTTGCTTGGTTCAGTGATCGACCGCGCGGAGTGTGCGGTGACCTTGGCGCCGGAAGAGCCACGCTGCCATCGCGTTCTCGCCCAGGCTTTCCTCTCAGCCCGCCGGTTCGAAGCGGCTGAACATCACCTTCAACGCGCGCTCGACCTCAATCCATATGACGCCGATACGATCGCGCAAATGGGATACTTGCTCACGATGAGAGGCAGGCCTCTTGAAGCACTCGCGGCGCTTGACAGTGCGATACGGATCAACCCGATCCATCCTGATTGGTACCACCTTGATCGCGCCATCGCGCTATACTCTGCTGGAGATTACAAGGCCGCGCTTGTCAGCATGTCCAAACTCCCTTCGAAGACCCCCTGGCGACTGACAAGGCTGGCGGGGTGCCACGCGCAACTCGGCGATTTGAAGGAAGCCCAGCGCCTTATGGCAGAGGTCAAGCGGATAGCGCCTGGCTATTCGCCATTGGAGTTCGCGCAGACCGGGATCGCCTTCGAACATGCTGGTGATGTTGAACATCTCGTTGCAGGCGTCGCCAAGGCACTGGCAGCGTATGAGGCCGGAATCGCCGTCGAGGCCGTCCTCAAAAATCGTGAATAG
- a CDS encoding DUF5074 domain-containing protein translates to MKHSAAEVLREYGPFPGVERVHGVSFDGNNVWFASGEKLNAFDPESGQTLRSIDVAAHAGTAYDGRHFFQLAGDRIQKIDPDTGQVLATIPAPGGGRDSGLTWAEGTLWVGQYSERKIHQIDPETGAILRTIESNRFVTGVTWVDGELWHATWEGDESDLRRVDPQTGKVLEKLDMPAGMGVSGLESDGGDRLFCGSVSAGVVRAVRRPR, encoded by the coding sequence ATGAAACATTCAGCGGCCGAAGTCCTGCGCGAATACGGGCCCTTTCCGGGTGTGGAGAGGGTGCATGGGGTGAGCTTTGACGGCAACAATGTCTGGTTTGCCTCGGGCGAGAAGCTGAACGCCTTTGATCCGGAAAGCGGGCAGACACTGCGCTCGATCGATGTCGCCGCGCACGCCGGCACGGCCTATGACGGCCGGCATTTCTTCCAGCTCGCCGGAGATCGCATCCAGAAGATCGACCCGGATACCGGTCAGGTTCTGGCCACCATTCCGGCGCCCGGCGGCGGCCGCGACTCAGGGCTGACCTGGGCCGAAGGGACGCTCTGGGTGGGGCAGTACAGCGAGCGCAAGATCCACCAGATCGACCCCGAGACCGGGGCAATCCTGCGCACCATCGAATCCAACCGCTTCGTCACCGGGGTGACCTGGGTTGACGGCGAGCTGTGGCACGCCACCTGGGAAGGCGATGAGAGCGACCTGCGCCGCGTCGACCCGCAAACCGGGAAAGTTCTGGAGAAGCTCGATATGCCGGCCGGCATGGGCGTCTCGGGGCTGGAATCCGATGGCGGCGACCGCCTCTTCTGCGGCAGCGTATCCGCCGGGGTGGTGCGGGCGGTGCGGCGGCCCCGGTAA
- a CDS encoding helix-turn-helix domain-containing protein yields the protein MDSMITAAGLALAAGDPLGALDRVALRDDAPALALRGIAMAQLGDLDRAKALLRRAARAFGPKEAVARARCVVAEAEIALVSRDLGWPAKALDAARATLDKHGDRLNAAHAGHLKVRRLLLIGRLDEAEDVLAGLDPAPLPPASRAAHELAVAGIAMRRLKTRAARTALEWARHAARRAGIPGLMAEVDNAFLALDTPAARLIARGQQRPLRLEEVEALHASPALVVDALRYIVRQQETMVSLATRPVLFALARTLAEAWPADVSRATLIAQAFGGKHADESHRARLRVEIGRLRAELRALADIGATPRGFALAPRQALEVVVLARPIEERHAAVLAFLADGESWASSALALALGTGQRSVQRALEQLCEAGKVQSFGHGRARRWMTPPVAGFTTTLLLPAPLPNG from the coding sequence ATGGACTCGATGATCACCGCGGCAGGGCTGGCGCTGGCGGCGGGCGATCCGCTCGGCGCGCTGGACCGCGTCGCCCTGCGCGACGATGCGCCGGCGCTGGCGCTGCGCGGCATTGCGATGGCACAGCTCGGCGACCTCGACCGCGCCAAGGCGTTGCTGCGGCGGGCCGCGCGTGCCTTCGGCCCGAAAGAGGCGGTGGCGCGCGCCAGATGCGTCGTCGCCGAGGCCGAGATCGCGCTGGTTTCGCGTGACCTTGGCTGGCCCGCCAAGGCGCTGGATGCAGCGCGGGCTACGCTGGACAAGCATGGCGACCGGCTGAACGCTGCGCATGCCGGGCACCTCAAGGTGCGGCGCCTGCTGCTGATCGGTCGCCTCGACGAGGCTGAAGACGTGCTGGCCGGGCTCGACCCGGCGCCGCTTCCGCCAGCCTCGAGAGCCGCCCACGAACTGGCCGTGGCCGGCATCGCGATGCGGCGCCTCAAGACGAGAGCAGCGCGCACGGCGTTGGAGTGGGCACGCCACGCCGCCCGCCGGGCCGGCATTCCGGGCCTCATGGCCGAGGTCGACAACGCATTCCTGGCGCTGGACACGCCGGCGGCGCGGCTGATTGCGCGTGGCCAGCAGCGCCCGCTGCGGCTCGAGGAGGTTGAAGCGCTGCATGCGTCGCCGGCGTTGGTCGTCGACGCCTTGCGCTATATCGTGCGCCAACAGGAAACCATGGTTTCGCTGGCGACGCGCCCGGTGCTGTTTGCACTGGCACGCACACTGGCCGAAGCGTGGCCGGCCGATGTGTCGCGGGCTACGCTTATCGCGCAGGCGTTTGGCGGCAAGCACGCCGATGAATCGCATCGGGCGCGATTGCGGGTCGAGATCGGCCGGCTGCGCGCCGAACTGCGGGCGCTGGCCGACATCGGCGCGACGCCGCGAGGCTTCGCGCTGGCGCCGCGCCAGGCGCTCGAGGTGGTGGTGCTGGCGCGGCCGATCGAGGAGCGGCACGCGGCGGTGCTGGCCTTCCTTGCCGATGGTGAATCCTGGGCGAGCTCGGCGTTGGCGCTGGCGCTTGGCACCGGCCAGCGCAGCGTGCAACGGGCGCTGGAGCAGCTTTGCGAGGCCGGCAAGGTGCAGTCGTTCGGGCACGGCCGGGCGCGCCGCTGGATGACGCCGCCGGTGGCGGGATTCACGACCACCTTGTTACTCCCCGCACCGCTGCCGAATGGCTAG
- a CDS encoding DUF899 domain-containing protein: MTKHTAMKTPPVVSQQAWEAAREELLVKEKATLRAKDALAAERRRMPWMEVDKIYMFEGPNGKASLLDLFEGRRQLIVYRAFFEPGVHGWPDHACRGCSLGADQVGHLAHLNARNTTLAYASRAPQADIARLKKRMNWTMPWYTITDSFDADFGVDEWHGHNVFIRDGERVFRTYFINSRGDEAMGTVWSYLDATPLGRQEVWEDSPEGYPQTPLYSWWNWHDNYDAAPDQKWAEVSAAGEAAFRDKDQ; the protein is encoded by the coding sequence ATGACCAAGCACACCGCAATGAAGACCCCACCAGTGGTTTCGCAGCAGGCGTGGGAGGCCGCGCGCGAAGAGTTGCTGGTGAAGGAGAAAGCGACGCTGCGCGCCAAGGACGCATTGGCCGCCGAGCGTAGGCGCATGCCGTGGATGGAAGTGGACAAGATCTATATGTTCGAAGGACCGAATGGCAAGGCGAGCCTGCTCGATTTGTTCGAAGGCCGCCGTCAGTTGATCGTCTACCGCGCCTTCTTCGAACCGGGGGTCCATGGCTGGCCCGATCACGCCTGCCGCGGCTGTTCGCTCGGGGCCGACCAGGTCGGTCATCTCGCCCATCTCAACGCCCGGAACACCACGCTTGCCTACGCCTCGCGCGCACCGCAGGCCGACATCGCGCGGCTGAAGAAGCGGATGAACTGGACGATGCCCTGGTACACCATCACCGACAGCTTCGACGCCGACTTCGGCGTTGACGAGTGGCACGGCCATAACGTGTTCATCCGCGACGGAGAGCGCGTGTTTCGCACCTACTTCATCAACAGCCGCGGCGACGAGGCGATGGGCACCGTCTGGAGCTACCTCGACGCGACGCCGCTCGGCCGCCAGGAGGTCTGGGAGGACTCGCCCGAAGGCTATCCGCAGACCCCGCTCTACAGCTGGTGGAACTGGCACGACAACTACGACGCCGCGCCCGACCAGAAATGGGCCGAAGTATCGGCTGCCGGGGAGGCGGCGTTCCGCGACAAGGACCAGTAA
- a CDS encoding OsmC family protein has translation MASEVQANNGVNVEALLGAREALTNAPEAAQFKWRAACEWKDGTHSHSTVESFYGLGQDQHRKTTFTFDADHPEVFASLDQGATPVEYVLVGLASCLTAGIAAVAQNRNIQLKSVKATIEGDMDIAGILGIDSDVRNGFSGITVKYNIDADAKQEDIEALVAQSQKRSAVYDIVTNPTNVTVVVN, from the coding sequence ATGGCTTCCGAAGTACAGGCAAACAATGGCGTTAACGTCGAGGCGCTGCTCGGCGCACGCGAAGCGCTTACCAACGCCCCTGAGGCCGCGCAGTTCAAGTGGCGCGCGGCCTGCGAATGGAAGGATGGCACCCACAGCCACTCGACGGTCGAGAGCTTTTACGGTCTCGGCCAGGACCAGCATCGCAAGACCACCTTCACATTCGACGCCGACCATCCGGAGGTCTTCGCTTCCCTGGATCAGGGCGCCACGCCTGTCGAATACGTGCTGGTCGGGCTGGCGAGTTGCCTGACCGCCGGCATCGCCGCGGTTGCCCAGAACCGGAACATCCAGTTGAAGTCGGTGAAGGCGACCATCGAAGGCGACATGGATATTGCGGGCATACTCGGCATCGACAGCGACGTTCGCAACGGCTTCAGCGGCATCACGGTGAAGTACAACATCGACGCCGACGCCAAGCAGGAGGACATCGAGGCTCTCGTCGCTCAGTCGCAAAAGCGGTCGGCGGTCTATGACATTGTCACCAATCCGACGAACGTCACGGTCGTGGTGAATTGA
- a CDS encoding NAD(P)-binding domain-containing protein — protein sequence MIVGAGHAGLAMSRCLAERSIDHVLLERGEIAHTWRTERWDSLRLLTPNWQSRLPGFRYEGDDPDGYRTMPEVIDFLGNYAKAISAPVKTHTTVTSVRSDGAGYLVRTDRGEWRCRTVVLASGACNVARLPDFAVRVPPSVAMLTAQSYRNPGQVADGGVLVAGASASGTQIAQELQRSGRQVTLSVGEHIRAPRVYRGKDLEWWMDAAGVLDERYDEVDDIRRARRVPSLQLAGTPDRTTLDLNALVDIGVRLVGRLAGITEDGKAQFAGSLRNMCALSDLKMARLLDLIDEWARANGLDATVEPPDRLPPTRVEDSPPLGLDLAGGAIRTIIWATGYRPNYSWLELPVLDRKGYVRHDGGVAEHPGMYLMGMQFLRRRKSSLIDGAGDDARDLSDHLASYLRQNSTG from the coding sequence GTGATCGTCGGCGCAGGGCACGCGGGGCTCGCGATGAGCCGCTGCCTCGCGGAGCGCTCTATCGACCATGTGCTGCTGGAGCGCGGCGAGATCGCCCATACCTGGCGCACCGAGCGATGGGATTCGCTGCGGCTGCTCACCCCGAACTGGCAGAGCCGGCTGCCGGGCTTCCGCTATGAGGGCGACGACCCCGACGGCTACCGGACGATGCCTGAGGTGATCGACTTCCTCGGGAACTATGCCAAGGCGATCTCGGCTCCGGTCAAAACACACACGACCGTTACCTCGGTTCGCAGCGACGGGGCGGGATATCTCGTGCGCACGGACCGCGGCGAGTGGCGGTGCCGGACGGTGGTGCTGGCGTCGGGCGCGTGCAACGTCGCGCGCCTGCCCGATTTCGCCGTCCGCGTGCCGCCGTCGGTCGCCATGCTGACGGCGCAGTCCTATCGCAATCCGGGTCAGGTCGCCGACGGTGGCGTGCTGGTTGCAGGCGCGTCGGCCAGCGGCACGCAGATCGCACAGGAGCTGCAGCGTTCGGGACGTCAGGTGACCCTGTCGGTGGGCGAGCACATAAGGGCGCCCCGCGTCTATCGCGGCAAGGACCTGGAATGGTGGATGGACGCCGCCGGCGTGCTCGACGAGCGCTACGACGAGGTAGACGACATCAGGCGGGCGCGAAGGGTTCCTTCGCTGCAGCTTGCCGGCACACCCGACCGCACGACCCTCGACCTCAATGCGCTGGTCGACATCGGCGTCAGGCTCGTCGGCCGCCTGGCCGGCATCACCGAAGATGGCAAGGCCCAGTTTGCGGGGTCGTTGCGCAACATGTGCGCGCTTTCCGATCTCAAGATGGCCCGGCTGCTCGACCTCATCGATGAATGGGCGCGCGCCAACGGCCTGGACGCGACGGTCGAGCCGCCGGATCGCCTGCCGCCGACCCGTGTCGAGGACAGCCCGCCGCTCGGCCTCGACCTTGCCGGAGGCGCGATCAGGACGATCATCTGGGCCACTGGCTACCGGCCGAACTACTCCTGGCTGGAACTGCCGGTCCTCGACCGCAAGGGCTACGTCCGCCACGACGGCGGTGTTGCGGAACATCCGGGCATGTACCTGATGGGGATGCAGTTTCTGCGCCGCCGCAAATCTTCACTGATCGACGGCGCCGGCGACGACGCGCGTGATCTCAGCGACCATCTGGCATCGTACCTCAGGCAAAATTCGACCGGCTAG
- a CDS encoding ankyrin repeat domain-containing protein, translated as MLFILLVLVHIPFVSHAADIHDAAMAGDVAAITAALDAGAGIDENDGTATPLYFAVWMGHIEAAKLLIERGADVNAQTTGGPPLIIAVGPGKIDLLKLLLERDADPNSNRGGEFALHVAVTLDCFDCVKALVEAGADVNAKTMDGKTPLHLAKSRGQREVADYLMSHGVVLPTPAPISMKLASADVEKGRTYFTGRCTNCHSAEPQGGNKIGPNLWSVVGRDKASMADMRYSDTLLSWEGVWTYEDLNRFLFGPMLTTPGVKMETPGVSDETERVNLIAYLRTLSDKPIPLP; from the coding sequence TTGCTTTTCATCCTGTTGGTGCTTGTACACATTCCATTTGTTTCGCATGCCGCCGACATTCACGATGCCGCCATGGCGGGCGATGTCGCGGCGATCACGGCGGCGCTCGATGCAGGCGCCGGCATAGATGAGAATGATGGAACCGCAACGCCGCTCTACTTTGCGGTCTGGATGGGGCACATCGAAGCGGCAAAACTGCTCATAGAACGTGGTGCGGACGTCAACGCCCAGACGACTGGGGGTCCTCCGCTGATCATAGCTGTGGGGCCAGGCAAGATCGATCTGTTAAAGCTGTTGCTGGAGCGGGACGCGGATCCAAATTCCAACCGTGGTGGCGAATTCGCCCTTCATGTCGCCGTCACTCTCGATTGTTTCGACTGCGTGAAGGCACTGGTCGAGGCCGGCGCAGACGTGAATGCGAAGACAATGGACGGCAAGACACCGCTCCATCTGGCAAAAAGCAGGGGGCAACGCGAAGTTGCCGACTATCTCATGTCGCACGGCGTCGTCTTGCCAACACCAGCCCCAATCTCGATGAAGTTGGCTTCTGCCGATGTCGAGAAAGGCCGAACCTACTTCACCGGCCGGTGTACCAATTGCCACAGCGCCGAGCCACAGGGAGGGAACAAAATAGGACCGAACTTGTGGAGCGTCGTCGGCCGCGACAAGGCATCCATGGCAGATATGCGCTACTCCGACACCTTGCTGAGCTGGGAAGGCGTGTGGACGTATGAGGACCTGAACAGGTTTCTCTTCGGGCCCATGCTCACCACGCCGGGCGTCAAGATGGAGACTCCCGGTGTTTCGGACGAGACCGAACGGGTCAACCTGATCGCCTACTTGCGCACACTCAGCGACAAGCCGATCCCGCTGCCCTGA
- a CDS encoding CoA-binding protein, with the protein MNHDEPYSEAYLQDILKSVKTIAMVGASPDKTKFSYGVLRVLHETGYDMIPVNPTPGLDEIRGLKVYASLAAIDRPVDMVEVFRRSEDLLEVAHEAIAIGAKVLWSQIGVRDDAAARLAEEAGLKVVMNRCPKIELFRPFWKPKLHLGI; encoded by the coding sequence ATGAATCATGATGAGCCCTATTCGGAGGCTTATCTGCAAGACATTCTGAAGTCGGTCAAAACCATCGCGATGGTGGGGGCCAGTCCCGACAAGACCAAGTTTTCCTATGGTGTTCTCAGGGTGCTGCACGAAACCGGCTATGACATGATCCCGGTCAACCCCACTCCCGGTCTGGATGAAATTCGAGGGCTCAAGGTGTACGCTTCACTGGCGGCCATCGACCGGCCTGTGGATATGGTTGAGGTTTTTCGCCGCTCCGAAGATCTGTTGGAAGTTGCACACGAGGCCATCGCCATTGGCGCCAAGGTTCTGTGGAGTCAGATTGGCGTGCGCGATGATGCTGCCGCCCGGTTGGCGGAGGAAGCGGGCTTGAAAGTGGTGATGAACCGCTGTCCCAAGATCGAATTGTTCCGCCCCTTCTGGAAGCCGAAGTTGCACTTGGGAATATGA